A single region of the Dehalococcoides mccartyi genome encodes:
- a CDS encoding complex I 24 kDa subunit family protein: MCTETREIVAPKVKDILNKYAKDKGMLVAILQDIQTEFNYLPRPALEAVSQGLGVPMSQVYSVATFFKAFSLKPKGKHSIHVCMGTACHVRGANKILDKLVEKLGCCAGENTEDMKFSLDAVNCVGACALGPVVVVDGQYMGNMTTEKVKPLIEGCQ, from the coding sequence ATGTGCACCGAAACTAGAGAAATAGTAGCGCCTAAAGTTAAGGATATTCTGAATAAATATGCCAAAGACAAAGGCATGTTGGTAGCCATACTGCAGGATATTCAGACTGAGTTTAATTATCTGCCCCGTCCCGCTCTGGAGGCCGTAAGCCAGGGATTGGGTGTTCCAATGAGCCAGGTTTACAGTGTTGCCACTTTCTTCAAGGCTTTCAGCCTGAAACCCAAGGGCAAACATTCTATTCATGTGTGTATGGGTACTGCCTGCCATGTACGCGGTGCCAACAAGATACTGGATAAGCTGGTTGAAAAACTGGGTTGCTGTGCAGGTGAAAACACCGAAGACATGAAATTTAGCCTTGATGCTGTAAACTGTGTTGGTGCATGTGCTTTGGGGCCTGTGGTTGTAGTGGATGGCCAGTATATGGGCAACATGACTACCGAAAAGGTAAAACCTTTGATTGAGGGATGCCAGTAA
- the porB gene encoding pyruvate synthase subunit PorB — translation MQNYSVFVPKLLPKRELFAPGHRGCIGCGEALAVRLATKAMDENTIMVNATGCMEIIASQYPYTSWRLPWIHTLFENTAAVASGVESAIKVLKRKKRIEDRDIKIVAIGGDGATVDIGLQALSGAMERGHNFTYICFDNEAYMNTGIQRSSATPFGASTTTSPAGKVGKGQFSWKKDMPAIAVAHNIPYVATCCPSYPFDMIEKVSKALAADGPAYIHCLSVCPTGWRCATEDTIKIGRLAVETGVFPLYEVINGQYKLSMETPELKPLREYTSLQRRFRHLTEESLDLIQERVQLEYNKIAERAACAPKLEK, via the coding sequence ATGCAGAACTATTCAGTATTTGTTCCCAAGCTACTGCCCAAACGTGAGTTGTTTGCCCCCGGGCATCGCGGATGTATAGGTTGCGGCGAGGCTCTGGCAGTTCGTTTGGCTACCAAGGCTATGGATGAAAATACCATAATGGTAAATGCCACCGGCTGTATGGAAATTATCGCTTCCCAGTATCCGTATACCTCATGGCGTTTGCCATGGATACATACCCTGTTTGAAAATACGGCTGCGGTTGCTTCTGGTGTTGAGTCGGCCATTAAGGTGCTTAAACGCAAAAAGCGGATAGAAGACAGGGATATAAAGATTGTAGCCATCGGCGGTGACGGTGCAACTGTAGATATTGGTCTTCAGGCACTTTCAGGCGCTATGGAACGCGGTCACAATTTCACCTATATTTGTTTTGACAACGAAGCTTATATGAATACCGGTATTCAGCGTTCCTCAGCTACTCCTTTCGGTGCGTCCACTACTACCTCACCGGCCGGTAAAGTAGGTAAAGGTCAATTCTCATGGAAAAAAGATATGCCGGCAATAGCTGTTGCCCACAATATCCCGTATGTTGCTACCTGTTGCCCCAGCTATCCTTTTGACATGATTGAAAAAGTCAGCAAAGCTTTGGCGGCTGACGGTCCGGCCTATATACACTGTTTATCTGTTTGCCCCACTGGCTGGCGTTGTGCTACCGAAGATACTATTAAGATAGGGCGGCTGGCGGTTGAGACCGGTGTTTTCCCTCTGTACGAGGTCATTAACGGCCAGTACAAGCTGAGCATGGAAACCCCCGAGCTTAAGCCTCTACGGGAATACACCAGTCTTCAGCGGCGGTTCCGCCATCTTACAGAAGAATCTCTTGACCTTATTCAGGAAAGAGTTCAACTGGAATACAATAAGATTGCAGAGAGGGCGGCATGTGCACCGAAACTAGAGAAATAG
- a CDS encoding NADH-quinone oxidoreductase subunit NuoF, whose translation MSNTAIKKFSSVAELEAKRQEILKSRNSGQTVIAICCGTGCQAYGAKKVADAFEEELAKAGLGDKVEVRTTGCHGFCERGPLVVIRPQNIFYQRLKISDIPEIIEKTVKNNEVIERLLYVDPMTKDKKVHEHDVPFYKKQMRLVFGNNGNIDPTSIDDYLAVGGYKSLAKAISGLKPEEIVEEVIKSGLRGRGGGGFPTGWKWQSCRDAHDPVKYVICNCDEGDPGAFMDRSLMEGNPHSVIEGMIIGAYAIGSHEAYIYIRDEYPMAVKHALLAIKQAEDYGLLGENILGSGFDLKIHINRGGGAFVCGESTALMASLEGKVGEPRAKYVHTSEKGLYDKPTTLNNVETWANIPLIMEKGADWFNKIGTAGSKGTKIFSLVGKVNNTGLIEVPMGITLREIVYDIGGGIPKGKKFKAIQTGGPSGGCLPESMLDLPVDFDELTKAGSMMGSGAMIVMDEDNCMVEIARYFLSFLEGESCGKCIPCREGVKRMRQILEKITKGEGEEGDIELLEQLSQAIQDASLCALGGSAPNPVMSTIKYFREEYEAHIRQKTCPAKECKALINYNIIDANCPGCGLCYKACPTGAIIPQGKKMPVILDQSKCTKCGACFDACKLHAVEIR comes from the coding sequence ATGAGTAATACAGCGATTAAAAAGTTTAGCAGTGTAGCCGAACTTGAGGCCAAGAGGCAGGAAATTCTTAAAAGCAGGAATTCTGGACAGACGGTTATTGCTATTTGCTGCGGTACCGGCTGCCAGGCCTACGGGGCTAAAAAAGTTGCGGACGCCTTTGAAGAAGAACTGGCGAAAGCCGGTTTGGGAGATAAAGTTGAGGTAAGGACTACCGGCTGTCATGGTTTTTGTGAACGCGGCCCGCTGGTAGTTATCCGCCCCCAGAATATTTTCTACCAGCGTTTGAAAATTTCGGATATACCTGAAATCATTGAAAAAACCGTAAAAAACAACGAAGTAATAGAACGTCTTTTGTATGTTGACCCCATGACCAAAGACAAAAAGGTGCATGAACATGATGTGCCTTTCTATAAAAAACAGATGCGTCTGGTTTTCGGCAACAACGGCAATATAGACCCTACCTCTATAGATGACTATCTGGCGGTGGGCGGCTATAAATCTTTGGCCAAGGCTATATCTGGCCTCAAGCCGGAAGAAATTGTGGAAGAAGTTATCAAATCCGGACTGCGCGGGCGGGGCGGCGGCGGTTTTCCCACCGGCTGGAAATGGCAGTCCTGCCGGGACGCCCATGACCCGGTAAAATATGTAATCTGCAACTGTGACGAAGGTGACCCTGGTGCGTTTATGGACCGCTCACTGATGGAGGGCAATCCACATAGTGTTATAGAAGGCATGATTATCGGTGCTTATGCTATCGGTTCGCATGAAGCTTATATTTATATCCGTGATGAGTATCCTATGGCTGTAAAGCACGCCCTTCTGGCTATAAAACAGGCCGAAGATTATGGTCTGCTGGGTGAAAACATACTGGGCAGCGGCTTTGACCTGAAAATACATATCAACCGGGGTGGGGGTGCCTTTGTCTGCGGTGAGTCCACGGCACTTATGGCCTCTCTGGAGGGCAAGGTCGGCGAACCCCGTGCCAAGTATGTTCATACCTCTGAAAAAGGTCTGTATGACAAGCCTACTACCCTGAATAATGTGGAAACCTGGGCGAATATACCCCTGATTATGGAAAAAGGGGCAGACTGGTTCAATAAAATAGGCACTGCGGGCAGCAAGGGCACCAAGATATTCTCACTGGTGGGTAAGGTAAACAACACCGGCCTTATTGAAGTTCCTATGGGTATTACCCTTCGGGAAATTGTATATGATATAGGCGGCGGTATTCCCAAGGGTAAAAAATTCAAAGCTATTCAGACTGGGGGTCCTTCCGGCGGCTGTCTACCTGAAAGTATGCTGGATTTACCGGTAGATTTTGATGAACTTACCAAGGCTGGCTCTATGATGGGTTCGGGTGCCATGATTGTTATGGACGAAGATAACTGCATGGTGGAAATCGCCCGTTATTTCCTAAGTTTCCTTGAAGGTGAATCCTGCGGCAAATGTATACCTTGCCGTGAGGGTGTAAAACGCATGCGCCAGATTTTGGAAAAGATAACAAAAGGTGAGGGCGAGGAAGGAGACATAGAGCTTCTGGAGCAGCTTTCGCAAGCTATACAGGACGCTTCTTTGTGCGCTCTGGGCGGCAGTGCTCCCAATCCAGTCATGTCTACCATAAAATACTTCCGTGAGGAATATGAGGCTCATATCCGGCAGAAAACCTGTCCGGCTAAGGAATGTAAAGCCCTTATTAACTATAATATCATTGATGCAAATTGTCCCGGCTGCGGTTTGTGTTATAAAGCCTGTCCGACAGGAGCTATTATTCCTCAAGGCAAAAAGATGCCGGTTATACTTGACCAGAGCAAATGTACTAAATGCGGTGCGTGTTTTGACGCTTGTAAGCTCCACGCCGTAGAAATCAGATAA
- a CDS encoding transketolase C-terminal domain-containing protein translates to MARVGLEVSIALSEAVGLCNADVIAAYPITPQTHIVEHLAEMVAEGELDAEYIPVESEHSALSACLGSAAAGARTFTATAGQGLELMHEVLYVASSMRLPIMMAVANRALSGPLSVWGDHSDVMSCRDIGWIQIFTENGQEVVDNTICSFKIGEDKRVLLPVMVHLDGFHLSHVIEPIDMPEREQVDAFLSVNDYPYALNPDNPRAMGDFAPPVIFTEAKWAQEQDFQKSKAVILEVWKDFEKQFGRSYKPVETYRTEGAENLLFTMGSFSETAMAAIDKMRDDGMSVGLVRLRLWRPFPFEELRAAVKNAKNLIVLDRALSVGGPGGPVCSEIKAALYPLEKKPKIVSIIGGLGGRDITVANFEDIMKKGMAIAEKGSPNEYEIYGVRA, encoded by the coding sequence ATGGCCAGAGTAGGCTTAGAAGTTTCCATTGCCCTGAGTGAGGCAGTAGGGCTTTGCAATGCTGATGTCATTGCTGCTTATCCCATTACTCCTCAGACTCATATTGTTGAACATTTGGCCGAGATGGTAGCCGAAGGTGAACTGGATGCCGAATATATTCCGGTAGAATCTGAGCATTCGGCTCTGAGTGCCTGTCTGGGTTCGGCAGCAGCCGGTGCCCGCACCTTTACTGCAACAGCCGGACAAGGGCTTGAGCTTATGCACGAGGTGCTTTATGTGGCTTCTTCCATGCGGCTGCCTATTATGATGGCGGTTGCCAACCGGGCTCTTTCCGGCCCTTTGTCGGTCTGGGGTGACCACTCTGACGTAATGTCTTGCCGTGATATCGGCTGGATACAAATATTTACCGAAAACGGACAGGAAGTGGTTGATAACACTATCTGTTCTTTTAAAATAGGCGAAGACAAAAGGGTGCTTTTGCCTGTTATGGTTCACTTGGATGGTTTCCACCTTTCTCATGTTATCGAGCCTATTGATATGCCGGAGAGAGAGCAGGTAGATGCTTTCCTCAGCGTTAATGACTATCCGTATGCACTGAATCCTGATAATCCCCGCGCTATGGGTGATTTTGCCCCTCCGGTTATTTTTACCGAAGCAAAATGGGCACAGGAGCAGGATTTCCAAAAATCCAAGGCTGTTATTTTAGAGGTCTGGAAAGATTTTGAGAAGCAGTTTGGCCGTTCTTACAAGCCGGTTGAGACCTATCGCACCGAAGGTGCCGAGAATCTGCTGTTTACTATGGGTAGTTTCTCAGAGACTGCCATGGCCGCCATTGATAAAATGCGTGATGACGGCATGAGTGTCGGTCTGGTACGGCTTCGGTTGTGGCGTCCCTTCCCATTTGAAGAGCTGCGCGCTGCTGTTAAAAATGCCAAAAACCTTATCGTGCTTGATCGTGCCTTGTCAGTAGGCGGTCCGGGTGGTCCGGTCTGCTCTGAGATTAAGGCTGCTTTATATCCTCTGGAGAAAAAACCCAAGATTGTCAGTATTATCGGCGGTTTGGGCGGACGGGATATTACCGTTGCCAATTTTGAGGATATCATGAAGAAAGGTATGGCTATTGCAGAAAAAGGCAGTCCTAACGAATATGAAATATATGGAGTGAGGGCATAA
- a CDS encoding 2Fe-2S iron-sulfur cluster-binding protein — protein sequence MIDLTIDGKKYQAEEGQTVLEVAHRHGIFIPTLCVDEAVSAYGACRLCMVEIERKGRKKLVASCLYQAEEGLVVTTQNDRITNIRKTVIELLLARCPQSDGVQAMAKKLGVTCSRFESEKPENLCTLCALCTRVCSEVVGKSAISLVSRGTSREVALPYYDDKTDCIACGSCAYICPTGAITMKDGNGMRIITWPNCKVSFKLRRCAKCGAEWIPEKQVKHILNTTEVPVEFFDVCPDCR from the coding sequence ATGATAGATTTAACCATAGACGGCAAGAAGTATCAGGCAGAAGAAGGTCAAACAGTACTGGAAGTAGCTCACCGGCATGGTATTTTTATTCCTACTTTGTGCGTAGATGAAGCGGTTTCAGCCTATGGAGCCTGCCGCTTGTGCATGGTGGAAATTGAGCGGAAGGGGCGGAAAAAACTGGTTGCTTCCTGCCTGTATCAGGCAGAAGAAGGTTTGGTGGTTACTACCCAGAATGACCGTATTACCAATATCCGCAAGACTGTTATAGAGCTTCTTCTGGCGCGTTGTCCCCAGTCCGATGGGGTTCAGGCTATGGCCAAGAAACTGGGGGTTACCTGCTCGCGGTTTGAAAGTGAAAAACCTGAAAATTTATGCACTTTATGTGCTCTTTGCACCAGAGTTTGTTCCGAAGTGGTTGGCAAGAGTGCTATCAGTCTGGTAAGCAGAGGCACCAGCCGTGAAGTAGCTTTGCCATATTATGATGATAAAACAGATTGCATTGCCTGTGGCTCTTGTGCATATATATGTCCAACCGGTGCTATCACAATGAAAGATGGTAATGGTATGCGTATCATTACCTGGCCTAACTGCAAGGTTAGTTTTAAACTTAGGCGCTGTGCCAAATGCGGTGCCGAATGGATTCCTGAAAAACAGGTCAAGCATATTCTGAATACCACAGAGGTTCCGGTAGAGTTCTTTGATGTCTGTCCTGATTGCCGTTAA